DNA sequence from the Streptomyces roseifaciens genome:
AGGGGCGGGTGTCCGTCGTCGTTCCGCTTGATGACACTGTGCGGTCTGATTACTACCGACCGCTTACTCGCTATGTACTCAATCGAGCGTGTCTGTCACAGTAGGCGGCCGATGGCTGCTCCTCTTCCCCACTCGCATCACCCGCCCCTAACCTGGGGAGTGAGCGCGCAGCGACGAGGAGTCACCGGAGGGGAAGCCGGTGCGCGTCATGTGCGGAAGGTTCAGGTGTGTCATGGCTGCTGACCAGAGGCCTCTCAACGAGGTCGTGTTCCTGACCGTGGCGGAAGTCGCCGCGGTGATGCGAGTGTCCAAGATGACCGTGTACCGCTTGGTGCACAGCGGTCATCTGCCGGCGATCAGGGTGGGCAGGTCGTTCCGGGTCCCGGAGCAAGCGGTGCACGAGTACCTCCGAGAGTCCTACGTGGGGGTGGAAACAGCCTGACGGGGGCCCTGGATTACGCTGATCGCCCGGTGCCGGGTAGGCTGGCCCGATGTAGGTCGTGTGGGCTCGGACGCCCCGCACCGAGTGAATCGATGTAAGCGAGGGTAGTCGTGGGCTCTGTTATCAAGAAGCGGCGTAAGCGGATGGCCAAGAAGAAGCACCGCAAGCTGCTCAAGCGCACGCGCGTTCAGCGTCGCAACAAGAAGTAAGCGGCACGCCGCTGTGCTCGTCCCGCAGCCCTTCCACCGATCATGGTGGGAGGGCTGCGGTGCATTGCGGGCAGGTTGCAGTGAGTGAAGCCTCGGCTACGGCTTGAAATGTAGCTCCCCGCATCGGCCGGTCATCACAGCGCAACAACGACCCGCTACGGTGGCCGCGGCAGCACCACTCATGGGTAGGTCGTGGGCGGATCGTGGGCAGAGGAAGGCGCTGATCTTGGGCAAGGTCGTGCTCGTCACCGGAGTCGCACGGCAGCTGGGGGGCCGGTTCGTCCGCCGCATCCAGCGCGAGCCCGATGTGGACCGGGTGATCGGGGTGGACGCGGTGCCACCCGCGCACCATCTGGGCGGGGCCGATTTCGTACGGGCGGACATTCGCCATCCCAGGATCGCGCGGGTTCTGGCCGAACACGCTGTGGACACGGTGGTCCACATGGATGTGAACGGCACCCCGCTGGGCAAGCGCGGCAGCCGGGCGTCGGTCAAGGAGACCAACGTCATCGGCACGATGCAGCTGCTCGGCGCCTGCCAGAAGACGCCCTCGGTCAAGCGCCTGGTGGTCAAGTCGAGCACCAATGTCTACGGATCCGCGCCACGCGATCCCGCGATCTTCACCGAGACCACCCCGCCGAAGTCGCTGCCCAGCGGGGGCTTCGCCAAGGACGTGGTGGAGGTCGAGGGGTACGTGCGCGGCTTCGCCCGGCGCCGGCCCGACGTGGCGGTGTGCGTGCTGCGCTTCGCGAACATCCTCGGGCCCTGCGCCGACTCGCCGCTCGCGGAGTACTTCGCGCTGCCCGTGCTGCCCACCGTCCTCGGCTTCGACCCCCGGCTGCAGTTCGCCCACGAGGACGATGTGATCGAGGTGCTGCGGATCGCCTCGGGCGAGCCGCGCAGGGGCACGCTCAACAGCGGCACCTTCAACGTCGCGGGGGACGGGGTGCTGCTGCTCTCGCAGGCGGCCCGCCGCCTCGGGCGTCCCACGCTCCCCTTCTTCCTGCCGACCGTCACCTGGGTCGGCTCCGCACTGCGTTCGGTCGGCGTGACGGACTTCTCGCCCGAGCAGATCCGGCTCCTCACGCACGGGCGGGTCGTCCGGACCACCCAGATGCGCGAGGTCCTCGGCTTCGATCCGCGCTACACCACGGCGGGGGCCTTCGAGGACTATGCGCGCAGCCGAGGGCCCGGGCTGCTGCCGCCCGAGACCCTTGCCCGTACCGTCGACCGGATCGCTGCGGCACTGCCTGCCGGCCGCGGCCAGAAGTGAGGAGCGCACCCACCATGGCGGACGCGAAGGTCATCCCGTTCGGCGGCGAGGAGCCGCGGTCCAAGCGCAAGGGCAAGCGGACGGGGCGGGCCCGTACGAACCGCGTCTCGTCCCTCGCGCCCGTGCCGCCGCAGCGGGACGTGGACCAGGCCGCGGCGGCCGAGCCCGAGCAGCCGGTGGCCGCGGACGGCAGCACCCGGGGGCGGGGGCCTGAGGCCGCGCAGGAGGGCGGCTGGGACCGGAAGCTGGCGCACGGGCTGAGCTTCCTGCGGCGGCGGATCACCGGCGAGTACGAGGTCGACGAGTTCGGCTACGACGAGGAGCTGACCGACCAGGTCCTGATGTCCGCGCTGCGGCCGTTCTACGAGAAGTACTTCCGGGTCGAGGTGAAGGGCATCGAGAACATCCCGGAGAAGGGCGCGGCCCTGGTCGTCGCCAACCACTCCGGGACGCTTCCGGTGGACGGGCTGATGCTGCAGGTCGCGGTGCACGACCACCACCCGGCCGACCGGCACATCCGGATGCTCGCCGCGGACCTGGTCTTCATGCTGCCGGGCGTCAACGAGGTCTCCCGCAAGCTCGGGCACACCCTCGCCTGCGCGGAGGACGCGCAGCAGCTCCTGGAGCGGGGCGAGGTGGTCGGGGTGATGCCGGAGGGGTTCAAGGGGATCGGGAAGCCGTTCTCGGAGCGGTACAAGCTCCAGCGCTTCGGCCGGGGCGGCTTCGTGTCGACGGCACTGCGTGCCGGGGCGCCGATCGTGCCGTGCTCGATCGTCGGGGCCGAGGAGATCTATCCGATGCTCGGCAATTCCCGGACGGTCGCGCGGCTGCTGGGGATTCCGTACTTCCCGCTGACGCCCGCGTTCCCCTGGCTGGGGCCGCTGGGGCTGGTGCCGCTGCCGACGAAGTGGACGATCCAGTTCGGGGAGCCGATTCCCACGGACGGGTATCCGCCGGAGGCCGCGGACGACCCCATGCTGATGTTCAACCTGACCGACCAGGTACGAGAAACGATTCAGCACACGTTGTACAAGCTGCTTGTGCAGCGGCGATCTGTGTTTTTCTGACCGGACCATGGCGGCCGGCGTTCTTCTGAGCCCCGTATCTTCCGGGGCCGAAGAACGCCGGCCGCCTGCCGCGCTGCTACTTCGGATCGTCGCCGTGGATGCCCAGGCCCGGGAGGATGTCCGGGAGGACCGGCGGGATCGTGATGCTCGGCTGCTTGGCCGGCTTGCTCTCCTTGCCGTGCGACGTGCCCTCCGGGCTGGCGCTGCCGGGCGCCGAGGGGGGCTTCAGCAGCCCCGTACCCCCGAGGAGGCCCTCGTGCTCCTCATGGCCGCCGGGGGCCGCCGGGTGCTGCCGGCCGCCGCCCGCGTGCTTGCCCTCGCCGCTGGACGAGGACGACGGCTTGGGCGCGGCGTGGCCCGAGCGGGCGGACGTGCCCGGGGAGGGGACGTCCGGCCGGACGGACGAGCCGTGCTTGCCGTGGTGGGCGGGCAGCAGGGACTGCAGCGGCTTGACCTCTTCGTCTATGGCGAAGAGGACCGAGCTCACTTCGGCTCCCACGTCGGCCAGTTGGACCGGGAGCTTCTCGCGCAGCTGGCTCCAGCTCTCGCGGTGCGAGGACGCGAAGCTGGAGAGGCGCTGGATGGGGCCGAGCGAGCGGTCGCGCTTGTAGGCGGTGTGCAGCAGGCGGTGGCCTTCGGAGGCGTCCTGGCGCATGCCCGAGAGCGTCTTGCGGATCTCGCCCAGGACCTCGTGGTCCAGGGTGCTGCCCAGCTTGCCGCGCTCCATCAGGCGGCGCGCCTCCTGCAGGCGGGTGGAGGCCCGGTCGAGCAGCAGGCCGCCGCGGTCGGAGTCGTCGTCGGCCATGCCGAGGCGGAGATCCTCCATGCCGCGCTTGAGCGGATAGAGCGAATCGCCGGGCAGGGCATTGGAACTGGCGGCCGCCACGCCGCCGAACGCACCCGCTGCCACACCCACGGTCAGCCCGCCCGCGGCGAGCCCCTTCGACCAGCGGGAGCGCGGCCGGAGCCGGCCCAGCGCGCGGTGGGCGCCGCGCCCCGACCGGCGGGCCTTCTGCTCGGGGAGGGCGGCGGAGTCACCCCCTGCGAACTGGGTCTCCATGGCAGCGATGAGCTGTGCCCGCTGCACGGTCTTGGTCTCCGGATCGAGCCCGGGGCGGGGCAGCTCACCGAGCCGGCCCGTGAGGGCCAGCAGCCTGCCCGGCTCCGCGCCTTCGGCCGGCGGATCGGGCTGTGTGGCCGCCGCGTCCTGGACTTCCTGCTGCTCCAGGGACCGGGCGAAGGCGTTCGCCCGCCGGTGCGCCGATACGTTCGCGATCACAGGCGGCACCTCCTCTCGTCATGACGGTCGACTCCTCTGAACACCTGGAGGGTTGCACGCCGTGATGAGCCTCCACTCGATCGAGTGAGTGGCTGCGGGCATGGCGTGACCGCAGGGAGTCTGCAACCCGCACAACGACTGGCGCGCCAGCCGGGTTACGCGCCTTGGGCGATGTGACCGCTGGTGAGTGAACGGGCGCGCACGGTTAACGCGCGTCGTCGGGAAGGAGGCGGGCCAGGGTGCGGACCGCGCGGTACTGGAGGGTCTTGATGGCGCCCTCGTTCTTGCCCATGACGCGGGCGGTTTCGGCGACCGAGAGCCCCTGCAGGAAGCGCAGGGTGACGCACTCCTGCTGCTGGGGGTTGAGCTTGCGCACCGCCTCCAGCAGCGCGGCGTTGGACAGGGACTCGAGGACGGAGTCCTCCGGGCTGCGCTCGACCTCATTGGCGTCGAGCATCTCGCCGGTGGTCACTTCGAGCCGGAACCTCGACGACTTGAAGTGGTCGGCGACCAGATTGCGGGCGATCGTCACGAGCCAGGCGCCGAAGTCGCGGCCCTGCCAGGTGAAGGTGCCGATGCGGCGCAGGGCGCGCAGGAACGTCTCGCTGGTGAGGTCCTCCGCGGTGGCCCGGCCGCCTACCCGGTAGTAGATATAGCGGTAGACCGTATCGGCGTACTGGTCGTAGAGACGGCCGAAGGCCTCGGCCTCCCCGGCCTGGGCGCGCTCGACCAGGTCGAGCATGCGGGCGCTGTCGCTGTCCGCGCTGGGGCGGCGCGTTGACGTGGCGGAGCCGGAGGGCGCGGCGGACGACGCGGTGGCCGCACCGCCCCGGCGGGCGGCTCGTCTGCCCACCGCCGCGCTGCTCTCGGCGAGGGCGTAGCAGGGGCCGGCGTGGCCGGCACGGCCGCCTCCTGCAGGGGCGAGCGTGGCGAGGGCGGGGACGGCGTACGCGGTGGGGACGAAACCGCGCAGGCGGTCGAGGACCGTTGCGCGAAGCGTAGCCAGGCCCGAGGCGTCAACCCCGACGTGTGGGTACACGGGACTCCCAGAGGCAGAGCTTCCATCACGTGCAGTACGGAACCGTTCACTCGTCGTAGGGACAAGGGGGTACCGGTTTGCGTCTGAGGAGAATAACGCTTCGTACAGGCAGCACTACACCGAGTTGCTCAAATCATCGTTTCCGTTCGATCTCTTACCGGTTGGGGATCGATCAAATATCGAACTATGAAAGGAGGTTGAACAGATTTGGTCATGGTGTGGCCGAATGGGCGGCGTGTTGTGGCAATCCGGACGCGGAAGGACTGAGGAGGAGGATGTGAGGGTATGAAGACAGGATTGCCTGAGAGTGACGCCCGGCTACGCGCTGTTGCCGAACCTTTGTGGCGACGACGCGGCGTGGTGGCGTGAAGTGGACGGCGCGGTACGGCGCGCCGCCGCATGAATCCGCCCGGGAGCCGCTAGAGCGGGCCGGGCGGGGGAGCGGGACGTGCCCGCGTCGGTTCCGGTGTCGGCGCCCGCGTCAGTGCCGGCGCCGGTGCAGGGCCACGGCCGCGGCCGCGCCGCCCGCCAGGGCGCCCACGCCGGCCGCCGCCGGGATGCCGACCTTGGCCGCCTTGCGGCCCGTACGGTAGTCGCGCAGCCGCCATCCGCGCTCGCGGGCGTGCTTGCGCAGCCGGCTGTCGGGGTTGACGGCGTAGGGGTGGCCCACGAGCGAGAGCATCGGGATGTCGTTGGCCGAGTCGCTGTAGGCGGCGCAGCGCGAGAGGTCGAGCCCCTCGGCCGCGGCCAGGGCGCGGACGGCCTCGGCCTTCGCCGGGCCGTGCAGCGGCTCGCCGACGAGCTTGCCGGTGTAGACGCCGCCGATCGACTCGGCGACGGTGCCGAGCGCGCCGGTCAGCCCGAGGCGGCGGGCGATGATCGTCGCGGCCTCGACGGGCGCGGCGGTCACGAGCCAGACCTTCTGTCCCGCGTCGAGGTGGGCCTGGGCGAGGGCCCGGGTGCCGGGCCAGATCCGCTCGGCCATGTACTCGTCGTAGATCTCCTCGCCGATGGTCATCAGCTCGGAGACGCGGTGGCCCTTGACGATGGACAGGGCGCTGTCGCGGGCGTCCTGCATGTGCTCGGCGTCCTCGCCGGCCAGCCGGAACCACACCTGCTGCCAGGCGAAGCGGGCGAGCTCGCGCTTCTGGAAGAACCGCCGCTTGTACAGCCCGCGGCCGAAGTGGAAGAGGGAGGCGCCCTGCATGACCGTGTTGTCGAGGTCGAAGAAG
Encoded proteins:
- a CDS encoding helix-turn-helix domain-containing protein, which translates into the protein MAADQRPLNEVVFLTVAEVAAVMRVSKMTVYRLVHSGHLPAIRVGRSFRVPEQAVHEYLRESYVGVETA
- a CDS encoding 30S ribosomal protein bS22, with amino-acid sequence MGSVIKKRRKRMAKKKHRKLLKRTRVQRRNKK
- a CDS encoding NAD-dependent epimerase/dehydratase family protein, whose amino-acid sequence is MGKVVLVTGVARQLGGRFVRRIQREPDVDRVIGVDAVPPAHHLGGADFVRADIRHPRIARVLAEHAVDTVVHMDVNGTPLGKRGSRASVKETNVIGTMQLLGACQKTPSVKRLVVKSSTNVYGSAPRDPAIFTETTPPKSLPSGGFAKDVVEVEGYVRGFARRRPDVAVCVLRFANILGPCADSPLAEYFALPVLPTVLGFDPRLQFAHEDDVIEVLRIASGEPRRGTLNSGTFNVAGDGVLLLSQAARRLGRPTLPFFLPTVTWVGSALRSVGVTDFSPEQIRLLTHGRVVRTTQMREVLGFDPRYTTAGAFEDYARSRGPGLLPPETLARTVDRIAAALPAGRGQK
- a CDS encoding lysophospholipid acyltransferase family protein; translated protein: MADAKVIPFGGEEPRSKRKGKRTGRARTNRVSSLAPVPPQRDVDQAAAAEPEQPVAADGSTRGRGPEAAQEGGWDRKLAHGLSFLRRRITGEYEVDEFGYDEELTDQVLMSALRPFYEKYFRVEVKGIENIPEKGAALVVANHSGTLPVDGLMLQVAVHDHHPADRHIRMLAADLVFMLPGVNEVSRKLGHTLACAEDAQQLLERGEVVGVMPEGFKGIGKPFSERYKLQRFGRGGFVSTALRAGAPIVPCSIVGAEEIYPMLGNSRTVARLLGIPYFPLTPAFPWLGPLGLVPLPTKWTIQFGEPIPTDGYPPEAADDPMLMFNLTDQVRETIQHTLYKLLVQRRSVFF
- a CDS encoding DUF5667 domain-containing protein, which encodes MIANVSAHRRANAFARSLEQQEVQDAAATQPDPPAEGAEPGRLLALTGRLGELPRPGLDPETKTVQRAQLIAAMETQFAGGDSAALPEQKARRSGRGAHRALGRLRPRSRWSKGLAAGGLTVGVAAGAFGGVAAASSNALPGDSLYPLKRGMEDLRLGMADDDSDRGGLLLDRASTRLQEARRLMERGKLGSTLDHEVLGEIRKTLSGMRQDASEGHRLLHTAYKRDRSLGPIQRLSSFASSHRESWSQLREKLPVQLADVGAEVSSVLFAIDEEVKPLQSLLPAHHGKHGSSVRPDVPSPGTSARSGHAAPKPSSSSSGEGKHAGGGRQHPAAPGGHEEHEGLLGGTGLLKPPSAPGSASPEGTSHGKESKPAKQPSITIPPVLPDILPGLGIHGDDPK
- a CDS encoding ECF subfamily RNA polymerase sigma factor, BldN family, which encodes MYPHVGVDASGLATLRATVLDRLRGFVPTAYAVPALATLAPAGGGRAGHAGPCYALAESSAAVGRRAARRGGAATASSAAPSGSATSTRRPSADSDSARMLDLVERAQAGEAEAFGRLYDQYADTVYRYIYYRVGGRATAEDLTSETFLRALRRIGTFTWQGRDFGAWLVTIARNLVADHFKSSRFRLEVTTGEMLDANEVERSPEDSVLESLSNAALLEAVRKLNPQQQECVTLRFLQGLSVAETARVMGKNEGAIKTLQYRAVRTLARLLPDDAR
- a CDS encoding HAD family hydrolase; the protein is MAALGWITPRRRSATARSVLAGEAAAEAARKTAQESAAESAEGAAQQPSEPDFPVVGDMHAAAFFDLDNTVMQGASLFHFGRGLYKRRFFQKRELARFAWQQVWFRLAGEDAEHMQDARDSALSIVKGHRVSELMTIGEEIYDEYMAERIWPGTRALAQAHLDAGQKVWLVTAAPVEAATIIARRLGLTGALGTVAESIGGVYTGKLVGEPLHGPAKAEAVRALAAAEGLDLSRCAAYSDSANDIPMLSLVGHPYAVNPDSRLRKHARERGWRLRDYRTGRKAAKVGIPAAAGVGALAGGAAAAVALHRRRH